One genomic window of Desulfovibrio subterraneus includes the following:
- a CDS encoding cytochrome c3 family protein, which yields MRSILAIASVIIMLLTTAAFAVTTEKAPADPVIIKVPEGTKLKKSLVSFPHAKHAAEACATCHHTMDKNPKAQPCSTKGCHDMGNPVTKEEKLSMTYFRNAYHANVTASCNGCHKARKAEGKPAGPTDCKGCHK from the coding sequence ATGCGCAGTATTCTGGCCATTGCATCGGTTATCATCATGCTTCTGACTACGGCGGCCTTTGCAGTCACTACCGAAAAGGCTCCTGCCGATCCGGTTATCATTAAGGTTCCCGAAGGAACCAAACTGAAGAAGAGCCTCGTCTCCTTCCCGCATGCCAAGCATGCGGCTGAAGCATGTGCCACCTGCCACCACACCATGGACAAGAATCCCAAGGCTCAACCTTGCTCCACCAAGGGCTGTCACGATATGGGCAACCCCGTGACCAAGGAAGAAAAGCTCTCCATGACATATTTCAGAAACGCATATCATGCGAATGTTACCGCAAGCTGCAACGGCTGCCACAAGGCCCGCAAGGCGGAAGGAAAACCCGCCGGTCCCACCGATTGCAAGGGGTGTCACAAGTAG
- a CDS encoding cobalt-precorrin 5A hydrolase produces the protein MMLTTTAVYALTPKGAELARRLAAEYGGLVCVPARMAKEGEHGFGTLRECVGESYARFTRHIFVAAAGIVVRCIASHLQHKSTDPAIVVLDQQGQFAISLVSGHLGGANALAQDVARITGGTAVITTATDTESLPSLDVAAMEAGCAMHNIGAVKHVNGALLAGQTVTVFDPDNRLGLQTGPHTHLFNFTETMDEAACGGAAVLVTWRDPMCMALGEQTLVLHPKVLHLGIGCRKGRSADAIESFVRRELATRMIALESVAGIASVDAKADEAGLLEAARRLCAPIQFFPADTLKGVKVPNPSEAPEKAVGTRSVAEAAAIVSAATGRGAGILIQEKLKDSGTTLAVAMEIA, from the coding sequence ATGATGCTGACAACCACCGCCGTCTATGCACTCACTCCCAAGGGAGCGGAACTGGCCCGCAGGCTTGCTGCCGAATATGGCGGACTGGTTTGCGTTCCCGCACGCATGGCTAAAGAGGGAGAACACGGTTTCGGCACCCTGCGCGAATGCGTGGGCGAGAGCTATGCACGCTTTACACGCCACATTTTCGTGGCTGCCGCGGGCATTGTTGTGCGCTGCATTGCATCCCATCTGCAGCACAAGAGCACCGACCCCGCCATCGTCGTGCTCGACCAGCAGGGGCAGTTCGCCATCAGTCTTGTGTCCGGTCATCTGGGCGGCGCCAATGCGCTTGCGCAAGATGTCGCCCGCATCACAGGCGGCACGGCCGTCATTACCACGGCCACGGATACGGAATCGCTCCCCTCGCTGGACGTGGCAGCCATGGAAGCCGGTTGCGCCATGCACAACATCGGCGCGGTGAAGCATGTGAACGGCGCCCTGCTTGCAGGCCAGACGGTCACCGTCTTTGATCCTGACAACCGCCTCGGATTGCAGACCGGCCCGCATACGCACCTTTTCAATTTCACGGAAACCATGGATGAAGCCGCCTGCGGCGGAGCCGCCGTGCTCGTCACATGGCGCGACCCCATGTGCATGGCGCTGGGCGAACAGACACTGGTGCTGCACCCCAAAGTGCTGCATCTGGGCATCGGCTGCCGCAAAGGCCGCTCCGCAGACGCCATCGAGTCCTTTGTCCGCAGGGAACTGGCCACGCGCATGATTGCGCTGGAAAGCGTTGCAGGCATTGCCAGCGTGGACGCCAAGGCCGATGAGGCAGGACTGCTCGAAGCTGCCCGCAGGCTCTGCGCCCCCATACAATTTTTCCCGGCAGACACGCTCAAGGGCGTGAAAGTGCCCAACCCTTCCGAAGCTCCCGAGAAGGCCGTGGGCACGCGCAGCGTTGCCGAGGCGGCCGCCATAGTCTCCGCCGCCACCGGGCGCGGGGCCGGAATTCTCATTCAGGAAAAACTCAAGGACAGCGGCACCACGCTGGCTGTCGCCATGGAGATTGCATGA
- the cobJ gene encoding precorrin-3B C(17)-methyltransferase, with protein MTGTLKVVGLGPGDAALLTPQACEALRQADVIVGYTLYVALVPEELKTGKEIISTGMMGEMARCSGALDCALEGRNTVIVCSGDPGIYAMAGLVFELVEERGEAAAGLDVQIIAGIPALSAAAALLGAPLMHDFASVSLSDLLTPWEVIEKRLACAAEGDFVIVLYNPKSKKRDWQLPRALEIIAAHRDKTTPVGIVRQANRAEQAVITTTLSDFDPAVVDMLSIIIIGNGSTRMIGGRMVTPRGYMDKYRQ; from the coding sequence ATGACCGGTACGTTGAAGGTTGTCGGGCTCGGTCCCGGCGATGCCGCCCTGCTCACACCGCAGGCCTGTGAAGCCCTGCGGCAGGCGGACGTGATTGTCGGCTACACGTTATATGTGGCGCTTGTTCCCGAGGAACTGAAGACCGGCAAAGAGATCATCTCCACCGGCATGATGGGCGAAATGGCCCGCTGCAGCGGTGCCCTCGATTGCGCGCTCGAAGGCCGCAACACGGTCATTGTCTGCTCGGGCGACCCCGGCATATACGCCATGGCGGGCCTTGTCTTTGAACTGGTGGAAGAAAGGGGCGAGGCTGCTGCCGGTCTTGATGTGCAGATCATCGCGGGCATTCCCGCCCTGTCTGCCGCTGCCGCCCTGCTGGGTGCTCCGCTCATGCACGATTTTGCCAGCGTGAGCCTTTCCGACCTGCTCACCCCGTGGGAAGTTATCGAAAAGCGCCTTGCCTGTGCGGCAGAGGGTGACTTCGTCATCGTGCTCTACAACCCCAAATCAAAGAAACGCGACTGGCAGCTTCCCCGCGCGCTGGAGATCATCGCGGCACACAGGGACAAGACCACGCCCGTGGGCATAGTGCGGCAGGCAAACCGCGCGGAGCAGGCCGTTATCACCACCACACTCTCGGATTTTGACCCCGCAGTGGTGGATATGCTCTCCATCATTATCATCGGCAACGGCTCGACTCGAATGATCGGCGGGCGTATGGTCACCCCCAGGGGATACATGGACAAATACCGTCAATAA
- a CDS encoding cytochrome c3 family protein, with protein MRKPLFIALVAVLALAFALPLIAADAPADGLKMEATKNPVIFNHSTHKSAKCVDCHHLVDGKENYKKCSDAGCHSAAAADKKNAGSYYKIVHDKKAKMPTCISCHADAAGADKEKKKALTGCKKSSCHP; from the coding sequence ATGAGGAAGCCGTTGTTCATTGCACTGGTTGCTGTTCTGGCGCTGGCCTTCGCGCTGCCCCTGATCGCTGCCGACGCCCCTGCTGATGGTCTGAAGATGGAAGCCACCAAGAACCCTGTCATCTTCAACCACTCCACCCACAAGTCCGCAAAGTGTGTGGACTGTCACCATCTCGTAGATGGCAAGGAAAACTACAAGAAGTGTTCCGATGCCGGTTGCCACTCTGCAGCAGCCGCTGACAAGAAGAATGCTGGTTCCTACTACAAGATCGTCCACGACAAAAAGGCTAAGATGCCCACCTGTATTTCCTGCCACGCTGACGCCGCAGGCGCAGACAAGGAAAAGAAGAAGGCACTGACTGGCTGTAAGAAGTCCAGCTGCCATCCTTAA